One segment of Deltaproteobacteria bacterium DNA contains the following:
- a CDS encoding citrate (Si)-synthase, with protein sequence IPTEMFTVLFAVARVSGWLAQWREFLLDPEQKISRPRQIYLGRGLRHVPD encoded by the coding sequence ATTCCCACCGAGATGTTCACCGTCCTTTTTGCCGTGGCCCGTGTCTCCGGGTGGCTGGCCCAGTGGCGCGAGTTTCTGTTGGATCCCGAGCAAAAAATATCCCGCCCGCGGCAGATATACCTTGGACGGGGTTTAAGGCATGTGCCGGATTAA